One Mauremys reevesii isolate NIE-2019 linkage group 5, ASM1616193v1, whole genome shotgun sequence genomic window carries:
- the SRD5A3 gene encoding polyprenol reductase, producing MCTADGGRQGVSGLPSRLPVERGDCPGRPLSSEVAGPASVSPQLQLGSAAGRCSVPPGPGSVPCPCAGSPPRAMASALGALWLLLAAAFLAALLLELLQAPCAGAGLFQDLTRYGKTKSGRGQRPAWLRLLDVPKRWFSHFYILSVVWNGFLLLLLIQALFLSRPFPIWLQDLLSAIGGASQNQDVGDEHLSALLVLMLLWLHSFRRLIECLCISVFSSGVIHILQYCLGLGYYSVIGLTVLCQVPANVSNGKDLFMQICWYHILGIMMYIWASVHQHRCHVILANLRKSKSGKVVSLNHSIPFGDWFERVSCPHYFAELLIYIAMAIIFGFQNLTWWLAVMFVLFNQALAAVLCHEFYVNKFSCYPTHRKAFIPFLF from the exons ATGTGCACAGCTGacggggggcggcagggggttTCTGGGCTCCCCTCGCGCCTCCCAGTGGAGCGGGGAGACTGCCCGGGCCGCCCCCTGAGCTCGGAGGTGGCTGGCCCCGCCTCCGTTTCCCCACAGCTACAGCTCGGCTCCGCGGCGGGGCGGTGCTCAGTCCCGCCTGGCCCCGGTTCCGTGCCGTGTCCGTGTGCAGGGAGCCCCCCCCGGGCCATGGCGTCCGCGCTCGGCgccctctggctgctgctggccgcCGCCTTCCTCGCcgcgctgctgctggagctgctgcaggCCCCGTGTGCGGGAGCCGGCCTCTTCCAGGACCTGACCCGCTACGGGAAGACCAAGAGCGGCCGCGGGCAGCGCCCAGCCTGGCTGCGGCTTCTGGATGTGCCCAAGAG GTGGTTTTCTCACTTTTATATTCTTTCTGTGGTCTGGAACGGCTTCCTGCTCCTATTGCTTATTCAAGCTTTGTTCCTATCAAGACCTTTCCCAATATGGCTTCAGGATTTGCTCAGTGCTATTGGTGGAGCTTCGCAGAACCAGGATGTGG GTGACGAACACCTGTCTGCCCTCCTGGTTCTCATGCTCCTGTGGCTACACAGCTTTCGAAGGCTCATAGAGTGCCTGTGCATCAGTGTCTTCTCCAGTGGTGTCATTCATATCTTACAGTACTGCTTGGGACTTGGGTACTATAGTGTTATTGGCTTAACGGTGCTGTGTCAAGTGCCAGCTAATGTCAGCAATG GGAAAGACCTCTTTATGCAGATCTGCTGGTACCACATCCTAGGAATTATGATGTACATTTGGGCCTCTGTTCACCAACATAGATGCCATGTGATTCTAGCTAATCTTAGAAAAAGTAAATCAG GAAAGGTAGTAAGCTTGAACCACAGCATTCCTTTTGGAGACTGGTTTGAGAGAGTATCTTGCCCACATTATTTTGCTGAACTCCTAATATATATAGCCATGGCCATCATATTTGGATTTCAAAACTTAACCTGGTGGCTTGCAGTAATGTTTGTGTTGTTTAACCAGGCATTGGCTGCAGTTCTGTGCCATGAGTTCTATGTGAACAAATTCAGCTGCTACCCAACACATCGAAAAGCATTTATACCATTTCTTTTTTAG